The Prochlorococcus sp. MIT 0801 genomic sequence AATAATCAAAAAAGACTATTAGTATCTCAATCTAATCATACAATTATAGATGTTAATATTTCAGACTTGAAAGATATATACAAAGACACTATTTATAAAAAAATAACTAAATAAAATCATCTATGAATTATAATTCTAAAATTAAATTTAGGTCACGTAACCAAGGAATATAATCATGTGTGGAATTGTAGGTGTTGTCTCAACTGATCAATGTAATCAACAAATTTACGATAGCTTGCTACTGCTTCAGCATAGAGGTCAAGATTCTACGGGAATAGCAACAATGGATGGCAGTGTTTTTCATATTAATAAATCTAAAGGTCAAGTTCGGGAAGCTTATAGAACTAGAGATATGAGAGCTTTGATTGGAAGATCAGGATTGGGGCATGTACGTTATGCAACTAAAGGTGCTGCTCATAGAGAAGAAGAAGCACAACCTTTTTACGTAAATGCTCCTTACGGAATTATTCTTGTTCATAATGGCAACTTAACTAATACAAGAGAGCTAGAAAAAGAACTTTTTAAAGTTGATAAAAGACATACAAATACATCAAGCGATACTGAAATGTTATTAAATGTTTTGGCAACAGAATTAAATAGTGAAATAAAAGGAAAAGATATAGATCCAGATGATCTTTTTAATGCTGTTAAAAGACTTCATTCGAGAGTTGAGGGATCCTATGCTTCAATCGCTTTAATAGCAGGTCATGGTCTTTTAGCCTTTAGAGATCCTTTTGGAATTCGCCCTTTGGTTATTGGGAGAAGGATAAAAGAAAATAACAAACCTGAGTGGGTAATCGCTAGTGAATCTCTAGTTATTGAAAATAATGATTATGAAATTGTAAGAGATGTTGAACCAGGAGAGGCGATCTTTATAACTTCAGATGGTGAGTTTTTTTCTAAACAATGCTCAGATAATCCACAATTATTCCCCTGTTCATTTGAATATGTTTATTTAGCTAGACCTGACTCAATTATGAATGGTATTTCTGTTTATGAGTCAAGATTAAGAATGGGGGATTTATTAGCAGAAACTATAAAAAAACAAATTTCTCTTGGTGATGTAGATGTAGTAATGCCAATTCCTGATTCTTCTAGACCTGCTGCAATGCAGGTAGCAAGACAGTTAGGTATTGAATATAGAGAAGGTTTTTTCAAGAATCGTTATGTAGG encodes the following:
- the purF gene encoding amidophosphoribosyltransferase, coding for MCGIVGVVSTDQCNQQIYDSLLLLQHRGQDSTGIATMDGSVFHINKSKGQVREAYRTRDMRALIGRSGLGHVRYATKGAAHREEEAQPFYVNAPYGIILVHNGNLTNTRELEKELFKVDKRHTNTSSDTEMLLNVLATELNSEIKGKDIDPDDLFNAVKRLHSRVEGSYASIALIAGHGLLAFRDPFGIRPLVIGRRIKENNKPEWVIASESLVIENNDYEIVRDVEPGEAIFITSDGEFFSKQCSDNPQLFPCSFEYVYLARPDSIMNGISVYESRLRMGDLLAETIKKQISLGDVDVVMPIPDSSRPAAMQVARQLGIEYREGFFKNRYVGRTFIMPGQSLRKRSVRQKLNAMSTEFKNKNVLIVDDSVVRGTTSQQIVQMARSAGANKVTFTSAAPPIRYPHVYGINMPSRNELIAYNRDIKQIENNLFIDKMIYQEVDDLTKAITQGSRIKELDLSCFTGKYVTGTVTDEYLTWVEKTSLS